Within the Symbiobacterium terraclitae genome, the region CGAGCGCCTGGTGGTGCTCAGCGACGACGGGATGATCAAGGCCGAGTACCTGCCGCCGACCATCGGGCGCGGCCGGCCACCGGAGCCGCCGGGCAGCGGAGGGGCCTGGCACGGCAGACCGCAGGAGCCGCCGGAGCAGGCCGGCGAGAGCGGAGCCTGGTCCGCCCCCGCCGCAGACCTGCCCTCGGCGGCCCGCGAGGCACAGCGCGCCGCGATCCTGGCGGCGCTGAAGGAGACGGGGCAGAACCGGTCGCTGGCCGCCAAGCGCCTGGGCATCTCCCGGAGCGCCCTGTACTACCAGATGAGAAGGCTCGGCATCTCATAACGAGGGCTGGCCCGGGAGAGGCCAGGAGGGAGAAGCGAAGTAGTAGAGAAGCGGCGCAGGGCTCCCGCCGGGGGAGCCCTGCGCCGTATCTGGCAGTCGACAGGACTAGTAGTGCTCCACTTCGCTGCCCGTGCCCTTGCGGCCGAAGAGCTTGTAGGCCCAGACCTGGTAGAGCAGGACGAAGGGCAGGAAGACCAGTACGACGATGAACATGAACTGCAGCGTGTACTGGCTGCTGGAGGAGTTGAACGCCGTCAGGCTGTAAGCCGGGTCGAGCTTGGAGGGGAACATGTTCGGGAAGAGCCCGATCACGCCGGCGATCACCGTGAGGCCCACCGTCAGGGAGCCGGCCAGCAGCGAGAACAGGTGGTTGCCCTTCTGCAGGTAGACCCAGGTGAGCACCAGCATCACCACGGCCAGCGCCGGCACCAGGAAGAGGACGGGAACCTTCAGGAAGTTGCCCATCAGGTTGGTGGCGAACGGGGTGTAGACCAGCCAGCCCGCGGCCACGACCAGCACCACCGGCCAGATGCGGGCGGCGAAGGTGTGGGCCTTGGCCCGGAGCCCGTCATCGGGCGCCTTGTGCGCCAGCCAGGTGGCGCCGTTCATCAGGAAGGCAACGACGAAGAGCACGCCGGTCAGCAGCCCGTACGGGTTGAGCAGGCTGAGGATCGTGCCGTGGTAGCCCTGGGCATCCAGCAGCATGCCCTGGAAGATGTTGCCGAAGGCCACGCCGAAGAGCAGGGCCACGATCAGGCTGGCCACGGACAGCACCCAGCCCCAGATGCGCTGCCAGGCCCGGTCATAGTCCATGTGGTGGTAGAACTCGATGGCCACCGCACGGAACATCAGGCCGAACAGGATGAGGAACAGGGGCACGTAGAGCGAGCTGAACATGGTCGCGTAGAGCTTGGGAAAGGCGGCAAAGGTGACGCCGCCGGCGGTGATCACCCATACCTCGTTGCCGTCCCAGATCGGCGCCAGGGCGCCGATCAGGTGGCGCTGCTCCTCGTCCTTGCGGAAGATGCCCGCCAGCATCCCCGACCCGAGGTCGAAGCCGTCGAGCCCGAAGTAAATCGCCCAGAGGAGGCCCCAGAGGGCGAACCAGATCACCTGCAGCACTTCGTGGGACATCCGTCATACCTCCTTTGCGCACCGGCCGGTTAGTCTGCCACGGCTGCCTGCCGCTCGTCCATGGCCTCGGGGCCGGCCTTGGCGTAGCGGACGAGGAGGTAGATGTCCAGGCCCACAAGGATGGCGTAGAAGATGACCACCAGGCCGAGGCTGATGACCACGTCAGCGAGGGCCACGGGCGAGACCGAGTCGGCGGTGGTGATCAGGCCGTAGACCGTCCAGGGCTGCCGCCCCACCTCGGCCACCATCCAGCCCAGGTTGGTGGCGATGTAGGGGATGGGGATCGACCAGAGCAGGAACTTGAGCAGCGTCGTCCGCTCCATGAGGGTGCCCTTGCGGTTGTGCCACCAGGCCAGCGCGGCGAGGACCAGCATCAGGACGCCGAGGCCCACCATCACCCGGAACGACCAGAAGGTCAGGCCGACGGGCGGCCGCTCGTCCACGGGGAAGTCCTTCAGGCCGGGCACGTGGGCGTCGGTGCTGTTGAAGGCCATGAAGCTGGTCAGGCCCGGAATCACGCCCACCTCAACGGCGTTGCGCTCGTTGGCGGAGTCCGGGATGGCGAACAGGGGGAACCCCACGCCCTGGCCGCCCTCCCATACGCCCTCCATGGCGGCGAACTTGGTCGGCTGCCGCAGGGCGACGTTCTGGCCGTTGAAGTGGCCGGTGATGGCGTTGCCCAGGGTGGCGATGATAGCGAAGACGGTGGCGATCCGCAGGCTGGCCTTCATCATGTCGACGTTCCGCCTGCGCAGCAGGTGGTAAGCCGCCACGGCCAGCACGAAGAAGGCGCCGACGCTGTAGCAGGCGAAGATGGTATGGACGTAGGTGTACCAGGCGTACGGGTTGAACAGGACCTCCCAGAAGTTCACGAGCTCCGCGCGGTTGTTGCGCAGCACGTAGCCCACGGGGTTCTGCATGAAGCCGTTGGCGACGAT harbors:
- the cydB gene encoding cytochrome d ubiquinol oxidase subunit II; its protein translation is MSHEVLQVIWFALWGLLWAIYFGLDGFDLGSGMLAGIFRKDEEQRHLIGALAPIWDGNEVWVITAGGVTFAAFPKLYATMFSSLYVPLFLILFGLMFRAVAIEFYHHMDYDRAWQRIWGWVLSVASLIVALLFGVAFGNIFQGMLLDAQGYHGTILSLLNPYGLLTGVLFVVAFLMNGATWLAHKAPDDGLRAKAHTFAARIWPVVLVVAAGWLVYTPFATNLMGNFLKVPVLFLVPALAVVMLVLTWVYLQKGNHLFSLLAGSLTVGLTVIAGVIGLFPNMFPSKLDPAYSLTAFNSSSSQYTLQFMFIVVLVFLPFVLLYQVWAYKLFGRKGTGSEVEHY
- a CDS encoding cytochrome ubiquinol oxidase subunit I; translated protein: MTMLSRIQFALTVGFHFVFVPLSIGLILFTAIMETLYVRTGDPKYKTLTKFWGRLFTINFLLGVVTGVAMEFQFGTNWSRYSEFMGDIFGSPLAVEALMAFFLESTMLGIWIFGWNKLSKKMHLLAGWLVAIGTHLSAVWIIVANGFMQNPVGYVLRNNRAELVNFWEVLFNPYAWYTYVHTIFACYSVGAFFVLAVAAYHLLRRRNVDMMKASLRIATVFAIIATLGNAITGHFNGQNVALRQPTKFAAMEGVWEGGQGVGFPLFAIPDSANERNAVEVGVIPGLTSFMAFNSTDAHVPGLKDFPVDERPPVGLTFWSFRVMVGLGVLMLVLAALAWWHNRKGTLMERTTLLKFLLWSIPIPYIATNLGWMVAEVGRQPWTVYGLITTADSVSPVALADVVISLGLVVIFYAILVGLDIYLLVRYAKAGPEAMDERQAAVAD